In the Bacillota bacterium genome, one interval contains:
- the pylD gene encoding 3-methylornithyl-N6-L-lysine dehydrogenase PylD — protein MTRLISEQVVNIPHTLNEYDEDLKRKTSYSLKEIAVLAVGTGAAIINPEDYKVAVIPVASGQGIISGFSEAVRAIAVYLGFNSYITEAADLGGLIEAYQGNTDAIILADDFNYAAINLNNRKVADNTGATAKGYVTALSKMAGGIKDKEVLLIGAGPVGMRAAENLCEAGAIPVIYDRDKRKEQVLAEGLKKKFHMGIKFGLSLGEILDRVTLIFDASPGRNLIKADQLSEKTMVAAPGLPLGFDQEALKIIEPRLIHDPLQLGTAVMLFDVFTKPFHQLYLEE, from the coding sequence GTGACCAGATTGATTTCGGAACAGGTGGTAAATATACCACATACCCTCAATGAGTATGATGAAGATTTGAAGCGAAAAACCAGTTATTCACTAAAAGAGATCGCTGTGTTGGCTGTCGGAACAGGGGCGGCAATTATCAATCCTGAAGATTATAAGGTCGCCGTTATTCCTGTTGCATCAGGCCAGGGAATCATCAGCGGGTTTTCTGAAGCAGTACGGGCGATTGCTGTTTACCTGGGATTTAACTCGTACATAACGGAGGCAGCAGACCTGGGTGGTTTGATCGAGGCCTACCAGGGTAATACCGATGCTATAATCCTGGCAGATGACTTTAATTATGCGGCTATTAATTTAAATAACCGTAAAGTTGCTGACAATACGGGAGCAACTGCAAAAGGTTATGTCACCGCCCTGTCAAAAATGGCCGGAGGAATTAAAGACAAGGAAGTTTTATTGATTGGAGCCGGACCGGTTGGCATGAGGGCAGCAGAAAACCTGTGTGAGGCAGGCGCCATTCCGGTAATTTATGATAGAGATAAAAGAAAGGAGCAGGTACTGGCCGAAGGTCTGAAAAAGAAATTTCACATGGGCATCAAGTTTGGTCTGAGCCTCGGCGAAATCTTGGATAGGGTCACACTAATTTTCGATGCCTCACCGGGAAGAAATTTGATCAAGGCTGATCAGCTTTCAGAAAAAACTATGGTTGCCGCTCCAGGCCTGCCCCTTGGTTTCGATCAGGAGGCCTTAAAAATAATTGAGCCCAGGCTGATACACGATCCCCTGCAGTTGGGAACGGCTGTGATGCTTTTTGATGTTTTCACCAAACCGTTTCATCAGCTATACCTGGAGGAGTAA
- the pylSn gene encoding pyrrolysine--tRNA(Pyl) ligase small subunit codes for MDTVKRYYRKRVEFFRLLQKMKLWPSRKGILHGIKTFEIKGNQAMITTHCNETFLAYNSKNSRAARFLRNKWNFTPCPTCRVPSWKLDKYSSTRFSQSYGSDLTDNES; via the coding sequence ATGGACACAGTAAAGAGATATTACCGTAAAAGGGTTGAATTTTTTCGTCTGCTTCAGAAGATGAAGCTATGGCCTTCCCGTAAAGGCATATTACACGGGATAAAAACTTTTGAGATAAAAGGCAACCAGGCCATGATCACTACCCATTGCAACGAGACTTTTCTGGCTTACAATTCAAAGAACAGCAGGGCTGCCCGTTTTTTACGTAACAAATGGAATTTTACCCCCTGCCCAACCTGCAGGGTTCCGTCCTGGAAACTTGACAAGTACTCCTCGACCCGCTTCAGCCAGTCCTACGGGTCAGATCTGACCGATAACGAATCCTGA
- a CDS encoding dicarboxylate/amino acid:cation symporter — MKDYINRLQPKPLTDLVQHLQGMIQGKLWLKVLIAMVLGVATGIILSPQIGLVPLNTAEVVGSWLAIPGNLFLGLIQMIVVPLIFASVIRGLASTDDLDQLKKIGIRFAFFIILTTTIAIIIGLSASMIIGPGNYVDAGYATTQVDTGDLIGDEEEVPEVPGIVALPDIVVNLIPENPLGSMVEREMLQVVLFAIVIGFALVAMPPKQSQPLLSLMGSLQEVCMTVVRWAMYLAPLAVFGLLAQITIRVGLDALIGMAIYVGTVILALIVMIIVYLLIVGFWGRQNPGHFLKAIREVQLLAFSTSSSAAVMPLSMQTAEEKLGVRTSISQFLIPLGASINMAGTALYQAAATVFLAQVFNVDLGLPALLLILVTTVGASIGSPATPGVGIVILAMVLNSVGIPAAGIALIVGVDRILDMSRTVVNVTGDLAACIVMDRWIGKDKPAKNNSAEIVEST; from the coding sequence ATGAAAGATTATATTAATAGGCTTCAGCCAAAACCGCTGACTGATCTTGTTCAACATCTTCAGGGGATGATTCAGGGCAAGTTATGGCTGAAAGTATTAATTGCCATGGTACTGGGTGTTGCTACAGGGATTATTTTATCGCCCCAGATTGGGTTGGTGCCACTGAATACTGCTGAAGTTGTAGGCAGTTGGTTGGCTATACCAGGTAACCTTTTCCTTGGGTTGATCCAGATGATCGTTGTGCCGCTGATATTTGCTTCTGTAATTCGCGGACTTGCTTCAACTGATGACCTGGATCAACTCAAAAAAATTGGAATCAGATTTGCTTTTTTTATTATCTTAACTACTACTATAGCTATAATTATTGGCTTGAGTGCGAGCATGATCATTGGTCCGGGTAATTATGTAGATGCCGGTTATGCCACGACTCAGGTAGATACCGGGGATCTAATTGGAGATGAAGAAGAGGTTCCGGAAGTTCCGGGAATTGTCGCTCTCCCGGATATAGTGGTAAACTTAATACCGGAAAATCCTCTTGGTTCAATGGTTGAACGTGAAATGCTGCAGGTAGTCTTATTTGCTATTGTTATCGGCTTTGCCCTTGTTGCCATGCCCCCCAAACAATCGCAACCACTTTTAAGTCTGATGGGATCGCTGCAGGAAGTATGCATGACAGTCGTTCGTTGGGCAATGTACCTTGCCCCGCTGGCGGTTTTCGGTCTGTTGGCTCAGATCACAATCAGGGTCGGGCTTGATGCCCTTATTGGCATGGCCATATATGTAGGAACGGTTATTCTGGCCCTTATTGTGATGATTATTGTTTATCTGCTGATTGTCGGATTTTGGGGCCGTCAAAATCCAGGGCATTTTTTGAAGGCTATAAGGGAAGTTCAACTGCTTGCTTTTTCAACATCAAGTTCAGCGGCAGTTATGCCCCTGTCAATGCAGACGGCTGAAGAGAAGTTGGGAGTCAGAACCTCAATATCACAGTTCCTGATTCCACTGGGTGCAAGTATTAATATGGCCGGAACGGCGCTTTATCAGGCAGCTGCTACTGTTTTCCTGGCCCAGGTTTTCAACGTGGATCTTGGACTCCCTGCCCTCTTGTTGATCCTGGTTACAACAGTGGGCGCTTCGATCGGTTCACCGGCGACACCGGGGGTAGGTATTGTAATCCTGGCCATGGTTTTAAACAGTGTTGGTATTCCGGCAGCCGGTATAGCTCTTATAGTGGGTGTTGATCGCATTCTCGATATGAGCAGGACAGTGGTAAATGTTACTGGTGATCTTGCTGCCTGTATAGTCATGGATCGTTGGATTGGTAAAGATAAACCGGCAAAAAATAATTCGGCAGAAATAGTAGAGAGCACTTAA
- a CDS encoding type 1 glutamine amidotransferase: MKKILFVDNSTDHDLYKPMEHWKPLFTLPFKVYHAPHEEAPGLDTFTHMLISGSLSSTLENKAWMIAEEEFIRKSIDHGKVILGNCFGHQIIAKALFGEKAVRVREHPEIGWPDMTVKKRDILFGEQGDIVNGFVLHFDEVVNLPEDAVDLLLDSVECANLAFKLKEKPVWGIQPHFEIGIVQGFSVIELVQGPGIPGKEIFMNAIEKQPKDSGLITRIMREFQELVPLPV, encoded by the coding sequence ATGAAAAAGATACTTTTTGTCGATAATTCAACTGATCATGACCTCTACAAACCTATGGAGCACTGGAAACCTTTATTTACCTTGCCATTCAAGGTTTATCATGCACCTCATGAAGAAGCTCCAGGTTTGGATACTTTTACCCATATGCTGATATCAGGTTCGCTTTCAAGCACCCTGGAAAACAAAGCCTGGATGATAGCTGAAGAAGAATTTATTAGAAAATCGATCGATCATGGCAAAGTGATCCTGGGTAATTGTTTCGGTCACCAGATTATCGCTAAAGCCCTGTTTGGAGAGAAGGCTGTCCGGGTTAGAGAACATCCTGAAATTGGATGGCCGGATATGACTGTTAAAAAAAGAGACATATTATTTGGTGAGCAGGGAGATATAGTGAACGGCTTTGTGCTTCATTTCGACGAGGTGGTCAATCTTCCGGAGGATGCAGTTGATCTGCTGCTAGATTCGGTTGAATGTGCGAATCTGGCATTTAAACTTAAAGAGAAGCCGGTTTGGGGTATCCAACCTCATTTTGAAATCGGTATCGTCCAGGGTTTTTCTGTAATTGAATTGGTTCAGGGACCAGGAATTCCCGGAAAAGAAATATTTATGAATGCCATTGAGAAACAACCAAAAGATAGCGGATTAATAACAAGGATTATGAGGGAGTTTCAAGAGCTTGTGCCCCTTCCCGTTTAA
- a CDS encoding MFS transporter translates to MTDLNSATAPASTHIIRTYLITSGLFTLATAMIWGVNTLFLLDAGLDIFGVMVVNGIYSIGQVLFEVPTGVVADTIGRRASFLFGIATLLVSTLLYLASAVYNWGIGGFIAGSVLLGIGYTFQTGAVDAWLIDALDASEYKGRTDAVFARGGIIFGIAMLSGTLAGGFLGQINLAVPYITRSIILTVAFTTTFLLMHDIGFEPRKLRASHFLTDTKSIFDAGVRFGWRNPVIKPLLLVSMAQGSFFMYFFYASQPYILDLLGRPDLVWVSGAFAALFGLSSLIGNLCVNLITRTKWGESAPRVLIAGAVAFSILALLAGLTGLLSPAGGSVTGFAVVMVLIFILGAVMGLVGPIRQGYINAYIPSKQRATVLSLDSFFSDAGGAMGQPVFGWLARSISTPVTYIIGGVVTSIAAPLYMRSGRNTEVAIDVGSAVECARDGTCEPIESVKI, encoded by the coding sequence ATGACGGATTTAAATAGTGCAACTGCGCCGGCTTCAACTCATATTATCAGAACTTATCTCATTACCAGCGGTCTTTTCACATTGGCTACTGCAATGATCTGGGGAGTAAACACCCTGTTTTTATTGGACGCAGGATTGGATATATTCGGGGTAATGGTAGTGAACGGAATATACAGCATTGGTCAGGTGTTATTTGAAGTGCCCACAGGGGTGGTCGCTGATACGATTGGCAGAAGGGCTTCATTCTTGTTCGGTATCGCCACCCTGCTTGTTTCAACCCTCTTATATCTTGCTTCAGCTGTTTATAACTGGGGTATTGGCGGGTTTATAGCCGGTTCAGTTTTGCTCGGCATAGGCTATACTTTTCAAACCGGCGCAGTGGATGCCTGGCTGATTGATGCCCTCGACGCATCCGAATATAAAGGAAGAACAGATGCGGTTTTTGCCAGGGGTGGTATCATTTTCGGAATAGCTATGTTAAGCGGTACTCTTGCCGGAGGGTTTCTCGGTCAGATCAATCTGGCTGTTCCCTATATAACCAGATCTATCATTCTAACAGTAGCTTTTACGACAACCTTTCTGTTGATGCACGATATCGGTTTTGAACCTCGAAAACTGCGTGCTTCACATTTTCTTACGGATACAAAGAGTATATTTGATGCCGGTGTTCGATTTGGCTGGCGCAACCCGGTTATTAAACCACTTTTGCTGGTTTCGATGGCCCAGGGCTCATTTTTTATGTATTTCTTTTATGCCTCCCAACCTTATATACTGGATTTACTGGGACGTCCTGATCTTGTGTGGGTTTCCGGCGCTTTTGCCGCGCTCTTTGGTCTGTCCAGCTTGATCGGCAATCTATGTGTTAATCTTATAACTCGAACCAAATGGGGAGAAAGCGCACCCAGAGTATTAATTGCCGGTGCAGTGGCTTTTTCTATACTTGCCCTGTTAGCCGGACTGACAGGTTTGCTATCTCCAGCTGGTGGCAGTGTAACAGGATTTGCTGTTGTAATGGTTCTTATTTTTATACTGGGCGCCGTAATGGGACTGGTCGGTCCGATTCGCCAGGGTTATATTAATGCATATATACCTTCAAAGCAAAGAGCTACAGTTCTTTCTCTTGACTCGTTCTTTTCAGATGCGGGAGGAGCCATGGGACAGCCTGTTTTTGGATGGCTGGCCAGAAGTATATCCACCCCGGTGACCTATATTATCGGTGGAGTTGTAACATCCATTGCGGCACCACTTTACATGCGCTCGGGACGGAATACAGAGGTTGCTATTGATGTCGGTTCTGCAGTGGAATGTGCCAGGGACGGCACATGTGAACCGATAGAGTCTGTGAAGATTTAA
- a CDS encoding GNAT family N-acetyltransferase, translating to MRKLDISDAQDVFDYASDPKVSKYLTWDRHKSIDESIEYIRKALDRYEKDEAGEWAVILRDINKMIGAIGFVQLDPHNFCGTIGYVIGSKYWGKGLMTEAVRKLIDFAFSEMGLNRIEAYHAIDNEASGRVMQKAGMSFEGVLRQKMFAKEKFWDVREYAVIKDDWGRV from the coding sequence TTGAGAAAGCTAGATATTTCCGATGCGCAAGATGTTTTTGATTATGCCAGTGACCCGAAAGTTTCAAAATATTTGACCTGGGATAGACATAAATCAATAGATGAATCGATCGAATATATCAGGAAAGCACTTGACCGCTACGAGAAAGATGAAGCAGGTGAATGGGCTGTAATCCTCAGGGATATTAATAAAATGATTGGAGCAATCGGTTTTGTCCAGCTTGATCCACATAATTTCTGCGGGACGATTGGATATGTCATTGGTTCGAAGTACTGGGGCAAAGGTCTGATGACCGAAGCAGTAAGAAAGTTAATTGATTTTGCCTTTTCTGAAATGGGCCTTAACAGAATAGAAGCTTATCATGCTATTGATAACGAAGCTTCGGGACGGGTAATGCAAAAAGCAGGTATGAGTTTTGAAGGAGTGCTGCGGCAGAAAATGTTTGCCAAGGAGAAATTTTGGGATGTCCGGGAATATGCGGTTATTAAAGATGACTGGGGAAGGGTTTAG
- a CDS encoding urocanate hydratase, whose amino-acid sequence MLSKPEIYYSVKAQRGSNLRCKGWKQETILRMLENNMENAEKPEELVIYGGIGKCARNWESYHAIVKALKDLENDETLVMQSGMPVAVFKTHRLAPRVVMANTNIMKADWPTFYDLQDKNLTMFAQYTAGPWEYIGTQGVIQGTFETLSAVARKCYNDSLVGKVLLTAGAGGMGGNQTRAMTMHGGVAILCDANREIIERRINKKFIDVMAGSLDEAILMAEEYAGKKKPIGIGIEGNAADIFEEALTKDFKPDIVTEMCPCHDPFSYIPSGYTPQEADELRTRDRILYLEEARKTMIRQLRAMNSFFARGVPTFEYGTSIRKECRDGGMPEDEAMTIPGFVAEYIRPLFCEGRGPFRWTCVSGESGDLKRLDELCLEMFAEDLLVTRWIKLAREHIPIEALPARICYLGFGQRKRFALAVNALIRTGEVKGPVAFSRDNLDSGSIVNPTFESENMPDGSDLISDWPMLNGLLNAVGMSDLIAIQANYSMGEAVHTGVTMIADGTDEADLRLSVCMTVDSGIGVVRHAQAGYETAKTVANGEGNLTGEKIKIPLWWTPKATFGPRDLESK is encoded by the coding sequence ATATTGTCAAAGCCTGAGATCTACTACTCGGTTAAAGCACAGCGGGGCTCTAACCTGCGCTGTAAGGGATGGAAGCAGGAAACAATCCTGCGTATGCTGGAAAATAACATGGAGAACGCCGAAAAGCCTGAAGAGCTTGTCATCTATGGGGGAATCGGCAAGTGTGCCCGTAACTGGGAATCTTATCATGCGATTGTGAAAGCGCTTAAAGATCTCGAAAATGATGAAACACTGGTCATGCAGTCCGGAATGCCGGTAGCTGTTTTCAAAACTCACCGCCTGGCGCCCCGTGTGGTTATGGCCAATACCAATATAATGAAAGCCGACTGGCCGACGTTCTATGATCTGCAGGACAAGAACCTGACCATGTTTGCCCAGTATACGGCCGGTCCCTGGGAATATATCGGTACCCAGGGAGTTATCCAGGGCACTTTTGAAACACTGTCTGCCGTGGCCAGGAAATGTTATAACGATTCGCTGGTGGGGAAAGTTTTATTGACGGCAGGAGCCGGGGGAATGGGCGGAAACCAGACCAGGGCGATGACCATGCACGGTGGAGTGGCTATTTTATGCGACGCTAACCGGGAAATTATTGAGCGTCGAATCAATAAAAAATTTATCGATGTTATGGCCGGATCTCTTGATGAAGCGATTTTGATGGCCGAAGAATATGCCGGGAAGAAAAAACCAATCGGGATCGGCATTGAAGGTAATGCAGCCGATATTTTTGAAGAAGCGTTGACCAAAGATTTCAAGCCCGATATAGTAACCGAGATGTGTCCCTGCCACGATCCATTTTCATATATTCCGTCCGGTTATACTCCACAGGAAGCAGATGAATTAAGAACCAGAGATCGAATTCTTTATTTGGAAGAAGCGAGAAAAACAATGATCAGACAGTTGCGGGCGATGAATAGTTTCTTTGCCCGGGGTGTTCCAACTTTTGAATATGGAACGAGTATTCGTAAGGAATGTCGGGATGGGGGGATGCCCGAGGATGAAGCAATGACCATTCCCGGATTTGTAGCTGAATATATCCGTCCTCTTTTCTGCGAAGGCCGGGGACCTTTCCGCTGGACATGTGTATCGGGAGAATCAGGCGATCTGAAAAGATTGGATGAGCTCTGCCTGGAGATGTTTGCCGAAGACTTGTTGGTTACCAGATGGATAAAACTGGCCAGGGAACATATTCCAATAGAGGCTCTACCGGCCAGAATATGTTATCTCGGTTTCGGGCAGCGGAAAAGATTTGCCCTTGCTGTCAATGCCCTGATCAGGACAGGAGAGGTCAAAGGTCCTGTTGCTTTCTCAAGAGATAACCTCGATTCCGGTTCCATCGTTAACCCGACCTTTGAATCTGAAAATATGCCCGACGGCAGCGATTTAATCTCAGACTGGCCCATGTTGAATGGACTGCTCAACGCCGTAGGCATGTCAGACCTGATTGCTATTCAGGCCAATTACTCTATGGGAGAAGCGGTGCATACCGGGGTTACAATGATTGCTGACGGGACCGATGAGGCTGATCTTAGGCTTTCGGTGTGCATGACTGTTGATTCCGGGATCGGTGTGGTCCGACATGCCCAGGCCGGTTATGAAACAGCGAAAACAGTTGCAAATGGCGAAGGTAATTTAACCGGTGAGAAAATAAAAATCCCGTTATGGTGGACACCGAAAGCTACTTTCGGGCCACGGGACCTTGAAAGCAAGTAA
- the hutI gene encoding imidazolonepropionase, translated as MKDKKADLIIANAAELLTCSGKDGGFEIIENGWLAVSGDRIISIGSEKEAAPLIDNEKTEIIDARGKVVLPGFIDCHTHLVFAGSRIEEYTAKLIGTDLSILAEKGIKTGILVTVGQTRDASAEYLLETALERLGRMLESGTTTVESKSGYGLCTAAELKILRVNKALRNNSPVDVCTTFLGAHGWPDDMAREYYMEIISKEMIPAVTEEKLADFCDVWCDEGYYSAKESEQILKKGLDYGLRSKIHTDAYSYIGGSDLAAEMKMISADHLNFTPVEAMKKLAKAGVTGVLLPALDFVVRHPRPFDYLEMKRQGMTVALATNLCPGCWVESMQFVILLACRLYGMTPLEAIAAATLGGAMALGIEGDTGSLEKDKFADIQIWDAPRHEYVVYRAGGNLVEKVYKKGRLVVNRSV; from the coding sequence ATGAAAGATAAGAAGGCGGACCTGATTATTGCCAATGCAGCTGAACTGCTTACCTGCTCAGGAAAAGATGGTGGGTTCGAAATAATAGAAAATGGCTGGTTGGCGGTAAGTGGGGATCGCATTATTTCTATAGGCAGCGAGAAGGAAGCAGCCCCCCTGATCGATAATGAGAAAACCGAAATTATTGATGCCAGAGGGAAGGTAGTCCTTCCGGGCTTCATTGACTGTCATACCCACCTGGTATTTGCCGGATCCAGGATAGAAGAGTACACGGCAAAGCTGATCGGCACAGATCTTTCTATCCTGGCGGAAAAGGGAATCAAAACAGGTATCCTTGTAACCGTTGGGCAGACCAGGGATGCATCGGCGGAATATCTGCTGGAGACAGCGCTGGAAAGGCTTGGCCGTATGCTTGAATCAGGAACTACAACGGTTGAGAGCAAGAGCGGCTATGGCCTTTGCACAGCAGCTGAACTAAAGATACTCAGGGTGAATAAAGCGCTCAGAAATAATTCCCCGGTGGATGTATGCACAACATTTCTGGGTGCACACGGCTGGCCGGATGATATGGCACGTGAATATTATATGGAAATAATTAGCAAAGAGATGATTCCTGCTGTAACGGAAGAAAAGCTCGCAGACTTTTGTGATGTATGGTGTGATGAAGGATATTATTCTGCAAAGGAATCGGAACAGATTCTAAAAAAGGGTCTTGACTACGGTTTGAGATCTAAAATACACACTGATGCCTACTCTTATATCGGCGGTTCAGACCTGGCTGCTGAAATGAAGATGATTTCAGCCGATCATCTGAACTTTACACCGGTTGAAGCGATGAAAAAATTGGCTAAAGCAGGAGTTACCGGTGTGCTGCTTCCCGCACTCGATTTTGTTGTGCGTCATCCCAGACCATTCGATTACCTTGAGATGAAAAGACAGGGTATGACAGTTGCCCTGGCCACGAACTTATGCCCGGGATGCTGGGTTGAATCAATGCAGTTTGTTATACTGCTTGCCTGCCGGTTGTACGGTATGACTCCCCTGGAAGCAATTGCTGCAGCAACCCTGGGAGGGGCCATGGCACTCGGCATTGAAGGTGATACCGGTTCTCTGGAAAAAGATAAATTTGCCGATATTCAGATTTGGGATGCTCCGCGACACGAGTACGTAGTTTATCGTGCTGGCGGAAACCTGGTTGAGAAGGTCTACAAGAAGGGTCGGTTGGTTGTAAATAGATCTGTCTAG
- a CDS encoding cyclodeaminase/cyclohydrolase family protein, with translation MFDHSLIKKLLDTEDYSTGGGSASALVGAFSAALVAMVARLSEGKNFGLDDVRYAEIYVQTEKLRNSLLEGAVSDMNAFALVRKAYAMTKNTDAERQRRSDAIQKGFIEAAKVPAENACLCREVLDLAKELDGNSNPDAGSDLEVALNLAAAALKGCLANVRINLPMIKDQGKVKELTALVNDL, from the coding sequence ATGTTTGATCATTCCCTGATAAAAAAATTACTGGATACAGAAGATTACAGTACCGGTGGTGGTTCTGCATCAGCTCTGGTCGGAGCTTTTTCTGCTGCCCTGGTTGCCATGGTCGCCCGTCTTTCTGAAGGGAAAAATTTTGGTTTGGATGACGTCAGGTATGCAGAAATCTATGTTCAAACTGAAAAGCTCCGCAACAGTCTGCTTGAAGGTGCTGTCAGTGATATGAACGCTTTTGCCCTGGTCAGGAAAGCTTACGCCATGACAAAAAATACTGATGCAGAGAGACAACGGCGCTCCGATGCTATTCAAAAAGGATTTATTGAAGCTGCGAAGGTTCCAGCCGAAAATGCCTGTTTATGCAGAGAGGTTTTGGATTTGGCGAAAGAACTGGATGGAAATTCTAATCCGGATGCCGGATCTGATCTTGAAGTTGCGTTAAACCTGGCAGCAGCCGCTTTGAAAGGATGCCTGGCGAATGTCAGGATAAATCTACCGATGATCAAAGACCAAGGTAAGGTTAAAGAGTTGACAGCATTGGTAAATGATTTATGA
- the ftcD gene encoding glutamate formimidoyltransferase, whose translation MKVLMCVPNISEGKNLELINRISSAVDSVSGIKLLEVSSDKDHNRTVFSYLGIPEKVLEATRILAELSIDGIDMRRHKGDHPRMGAVDVVPFIPVRNIATEEAIGIAREFGSFLGGRGVSVYYYEDAATLPERKNLARVRKGQYEALPEKLKDAAWKPDEGPAEFNAQTGATAVGVRFPLVAFNVNLGTTDVKIADTIARRVRHINGGFRFVRAIGVNLSDQSIVQVSMNLTSYRETPIHLVMEAIRSEAARYGVPVVSSELVGPVPLGLMEELVRYYLQVHDFSVNQFIESNLLE comes from the coding sequence ATGAAAGTATTGATGTGTGTGCCTAATATCAGTGAAGGCAAAAACCTTGAATTGATCAACAGGATATCAAGTGCGGTTGATAGTGTTTCCGGTATTAAATTGCTTGAAGTATCGTCTGATAAGGATCATAACCGGACGGTGTTCAGCTACCTGGGTATTCCGGAGAAAGTTCTTGAAGCCACCAGAATACTAGCTGAGCTGAGTATTGATGGGATCGACATGCGCAGGCATAAAGGTGATCATCCGCGAATGGGTGCTGTTGATGTTGTTCCCTTTATCCCTGTTAGAAATATTGCGACGGAAGAAGCTATTGGGATAGCGAGGGAATTTGGAAGCTTCCTTGGCGGCAGGGGTGTTTCCGTTTACTATTATGAAGATGCGGCAACCCTTCCCGAACGAAAAAACCTGGCCAGGGTTAGAAAGGGCCAGTATGAAGCGCTCCCTGAAAAGTTGAAAGATGCAGCCTGGAAGCCGGATGAAGGACCGGCGGAATTTAACGCACAGACCGGGGCAACTGCGGTGGGTGTTCGTTTCCCATTAGTTGCTTTCAATGTTAACCTGGGCACGACCGATGTCAAAATTGCCGATACTATCGCACGGAGAGTCCGCCATATAAACGGGGGATTTCGGTTTGTTCGGGCTATTGGGGTTAATCTAAGTGATCAGAGTATTGTCCAGGTATCAATGAATTTGACTAGCTACCGGGAAACCCCGATTCATCTGGTGATGGAAGCAATTCGTTCTGAAGCCGCCAGGTATGGGGTACCCGTTGTTTCGTCTGAGCTGGTAGGACCGGTTCCCCTGGGTTTGATGGAAGAACTGGTCAGGTATTATCTCCAGGTTCATGATTTTTCGGTAAACCAGTTTATCGAGTCAAATCTGCTTGAATAG